In one Pseudomonas purpurea genomic region, the following are encoded:
- the hscB gene encoding co-chaperone HscB, with protein MGTPCHFALFELQPSFTLDLDQLATRYRELARGVHPDRFADASEREQRLALEQSASLNEAYQTLKSPPKRARYLLAMGGRELPLEVTVHDPAFLLQQMELREELEDLQDSADLAGIAVFKRRLKVAQDELNESFAACWNDAAQREQAERLMRRMQFLDKLTYEVRQLEERLDD; from the coding sequence GTGGGTACTCCTTGTCATTTCGCTTTATTCGAGCTGCAACCGAGCTTCACTCTGGACCTCGATCAGTTGGCTACGCGCTACCGTGAGTTGGCGCGCGGCGTTCATCCAGACCGCTTTGCCGACGCTTCCGAGCGTGAGCAGCGGCTGGCGCTAGAGCAATCCGCAAGCCTCAACGAGGCCTACCAGACGCTCAAAAGTCCCCCCAAGCGCGCGCGTTACCTGCTCGCCATGGGCGGTCGCGAGCTGCCGCTGGAGGTCACGGTGCATGATCCGGCGTTTCTTCTGCAGCAGATGGAGTTGCGTGAAGAGCTCGAAGACCTGCAAGACAGTGCCGATCTGGCCGGGATTGCCGTGTTCAAGCGCCGTCTGAAGGTTGCTCAGGATGAGCTGAACGAAAGCTTCGCAGCTTGCTGGAATGATGCAGCGCAACGTGAACAGGCCGAACGCCTGATGCGGCGCATGCAGTTTCTCGACAAGCTCACCTACGAAGTGCGCCAGTTAGAAGAGCGCCTCGACGATTAA
- the iscA gene encoding iron-sulfur cluster assembly protein IscA, which yields MAISMTEAAAQHVRRSLDGRGKGEGIRLGVRTTGCSGLAYVLEFVDEVVAEDRVFESHGEKVIIDPKSLAYLDGTELDFVKEGLNEGFKFNNPNVRGECGCGESFNI from the coding sequence ATGGCTATCAGCATGACAGAAGCGGCAGCTCAACACGTGCGACGCTCCCTCGACGGGCGCGGCAAAGGTGAAGGGATTCGTCTGGGTGTTCGCACCACAGGCTGTTCCGGCCTTGCCTACGTGCTGGAGTTTGTCGACGAGGTGGTTGCAGAAGATCGGGTGTTCGAAAGTCACGGCGAGAAAGTGATTATCGACCCGAAAAGTCTGGCTTACCTGGACGGCACCGAACTCGATTTCGTCAAGGAAGGGTTGAACGAAGGCTTCAAGTTCAACAACCCCAACGTGCGCGGTGAATGTGGCTGCGGCGAAAGCTTCAACATCTGA
- the iscU gene encoding Fe-S cluster assembly scaffold IscU encodes MAYSEKVIDHYENPRNVGKMDAEDPDVGTGMVGAPACGDVMRLQIKVNEQGIIEDAKFKTYGCGSAIASSSLATEWMKGKTLDEAETIKNTQLAEELALPPVKIHCSVLAEDAIKAAVRDYKQKKGLI; translated from the coding sequence ATGGCTTACAGCGAAAAGGTCATCGACCACTACGAAAACCCGCGCAACGTCGGCAAGATGGACGCGGAAGATCCTGATGTCGGCACCGGCATGGTCGGCGCCCCAGCGTGCGGCGACGTTATGCGCCTGCAAATCAAGGTCAACGAGCAAGGCATCATCGAAGACGCCAAGTTCAAGACCTATGGCTGCGGCTCTGCCATTGCTTCCAGCTCCCTCGCCACCGAGTGGATGAAGGGCAAGACCCTGGACGAAGCCGAAACCATCAAGAACACTCAGCTGGCTGAAGAACTGGCTTTGCCGCCAGTGAAAATCCACTGCTCGGTACTCGCTGAAGACGCCATCAAGGCCGCCGTTCGCGATTACAAGCAGAAGAAAGGCTTGATCTGA
- a CDS encoding IscS subfamily cysteine desulfurase, whose amino-acid sequence MKLPIYLDYSATTPVDPRVAQKMSECLLVDGNFGNPASRSHVFGWKAEEAVENARRQVADLVNADPREIVWTSGATESDNLAIKGVAHFYGSKGKHLITTKIEHKAVLDTMRQLEREGFEVTYIEPREDGLVTPEMIEAALRDDTILVSIIHVNNEIGTINDIAAIGELTRSKGILLHVDAAQSTGKVEIDLQKLKVDLMSFSAHKTYGPKGIGALYVSRKPRVRLEATMHGGGHERGMRSGTLATHQIVGMGEAFRVAKEDMAAENVRIKALSDRFFKQVEGLEELYVNGSMTSRVPHNLNLSFNYVEGESLIMALKDLAVSSGSACTSASLEPSYVLRALGRNDELAHSSIRFTFGRFTTEEEIDYAAQKVCEAVTKLRALSPLWDMYKDGVDISKIEWAAH is encoded by the coding sequence ATGAAATTGCCGATTTACCTTGATTACTCTGCGACCACCCCGGTTGATCCGCGTGTCGCGCAAAAGATGAGTGAATGCCTGCTGGTCGACGGAAACTTCGGTAACCCGGCGTCCCGCTCCCACGTGTTTGGCTGGAAAGCCGAAGAAGCGGTCGAAAACGCTCGCCGCCAGGTCGCCGACCTGGTCAATGCCGACCCGCGTGAAATCGTCTGGACCTCCGGTGCCACCGAGTCCGACAACCTGGCAATCAAGGGTGTCGCGCATTTCTACGGTTCCAAAGGCAAGCACCTGATCACCACCAAGATCGAACACAAGGCTGTCCTCGACACCATGCGCCAACTGGAGCGCGAAGGTTTCGAAGTCACCTACATCGAGCCTCGTGAAGACGGTCTGGTTACGCCTGAGATGATCGAAGCCGCGTTGCGTGATGACACGATCCTGGTGTCGATCATCCACGTGAACAACGAAATCGGCACCATCAACGACATCGCAGCCATCGGTGAACTGACCCGTTCCAAGGGCATTCTGCTGCACGTCGACGCTGCGCAGTCCACCGGCAAAGTCGAGATCGACCTGCAAAAGCTGAAAGTCGACCTGATGTCCTTCTCTGCCCACAAGACTTACGGCCCTAAAGGCATCGGCGCGCTGTACGTGAGCCGCAAGCCGCGTGTTCGCCTTGAAGCGACCATGCACGGTGGCGGTCATGAGCGCGGCATGCGCTCCGGCACCCTGGCAACTCACCAGATCGTCGGCATGGGTGAGGCGTTCCGCGTGGCCAAGGAAGACATGGCTGCCGAAAACGTCCGCATCAAAGCCTTGAGCGACCGTTTCTTCAAACAGGTCGAAGGCCTCGAAGAGCTGTACGTCAATGGCAGCATGACTTCGCGCGTTCCGCACAACCTGAACCTGAGCTTCAACTACGTTGAAGGCGAGTCGCTGATCATGGCGCTCAAGGATCTGGCGGTATCGTCCGGTTCGGCGTGCACCTCGGCATCCCTGGAGCCTTCGTACGTACTGCGCGCCCTGGGCCGCAACGACGAACTGGCACACAGCTCGATCCGTTTCACCTTCGGCCGTTTCACCACCGAAGAAGAAATCGACTACGCCGCGCAGAAAGTCTGCGAGGCCGTTACCAAGCTGCGCGCTCTGTCGCCGCTGTGGGACATGTACAAAGATGGCGTCGACATTTCGAAGATCGAGTGGGCGGCGCACTGA
- the iscR gene encoding Fe-S cluster assembly transcriptional regulator IscR, protein MRLTTKGRYAVTAMLDLALHAQHGPVSLADISERQGISLSYLEQLFAKLRRSNLVSSVRGPGGGYQLSREMQGIQVAQVIDAVNESVDATKCQGQGDCHSGDTCLTHHLWCDLSLQIHEFLSGISLADLVTRREVQEVAQRQDQRRCNGKAPRLDKIEASAVE, encoded by the coding sequence ATGCGACTGACTACAAAAGGCCGATACGCTGTCACCGCCATGCTTGATCTGGCGTTGCACGCGCAGCATGGCCCGGTGTCCCTGGCCGATATCTCTGAGCGCCAAGGCATTTCCTTGTCCTACCTTGAACAGCTTTTTGCCAAGTTGCGCCGCAGCAATCTGGTTTCCAGTGTTCGTGGTCCAGGCGGTGGCTACCAGCTATCGCGTGAGATGCAGGGCATTCAGGTTGCTCAGGTGATCGACGCGGTGAACGAATCGGTCGATGCAACCAAATGCCAGGGCCAGGGTGACTGCCATTCCGGCGACACCTGCCTGACCCACCACTTGTGGTGTGACCTCAGCCTGCAGATCCACGAATTTCTGAGCGGTATCAGCTTGGCTGATCTTGTGACTCGCCGTGAGGTGCAAGAAGTAGCCCAGCGTCAGGACCAGCGCCGTTGCAATGGCAAGGCGCCGCGCCTGGACAAGATTGAAGCGTCCGCCGTCGAATGA